A DNA window from Verrucomicrobiia bacterium contains the following coding sequences:
- a CDS encoding glycosyltransferase translates to MEPHRLLIISKYYPKYLKTFYDKRPELAAEPYAIQHTALMGDCFRWADFISQELHRLGHEATDVVANAEPMQKAWARENGIGDGDEPWILPILFAQIRSIRPDVLLVGEWHPEFGPDFVKHCRNICPAIKLVIGWCGEAHPDAAYFREHDLALSCAPDTVEDLDRQGIRAVHLNHAFEPRILGRLQNRSNISRPGAEIGFIGQVEHGEAFHNRRAILLDALATRLSIELYGDVAEVRSFPVAPGMKRKRELYFNLLEHLDRTGMKFVMPYLPKHQAYLENQNHEKLRQVFARLHQMAKPPVFGLEMFGLLAQLKVSLNAHGPSRYASNMRLYEATGVGACLLTDLKPNLHTIFEPDTEVVTYNSTEECIEKAQYLLDHESKRREIGANGQRRTLRDHTFTQRAGQLHEIISQALRRHPITATA, encoded by the coding sequence ATGGAACCACATCGTCTACTGATTATCAGCAAGTACTACCCCAAGTACTTGAAGACTTTTTATGACAAGCGTCCGGAATTGGCTGCGGAGCCTTATGCTATTCAGCACACCGCCCTCATGGGAGACTGTTTTCGTTGGGCGGATTTCATTTCGCAGGAGTTACACCGTCTCGGCCACGAAGCTACGGATGTTGTCGCCAATGCGGAACCAATGCAGAAGGCGTGGGCCCGTGAAAATGGTATCGGCGATGGTGATGAACCATGGATACTTCCCATCCTATTTGCCCAAATTCGTAGCATTCGCCCGGACGTTTTGCTTGTGGGTGAATGGCACCCGGAATTCGGGCCTGACTTCGTCAAGCACTGTCGCAACATCTGCCCAGCGATCAAGCTGGTCATTGGCTGGTGCGGGGAGGCGCATCCTGATGCCGCATATTTCCGAGAGCATGACTTGGCGTTAAGCTGCGCTCCCGACACGGTTGAGGACTTGGACCGTCAAGGCATCCGGGCCGTGCATTTGAATCATGCGTTCGAGCCTCGCATCCTGGGTCGCCTGCAGAACCGATCAAACATATCACGCCCGGGAGCCGAAATTGGTTTCATCGGACAAGTTGAGCACGGAGAGGCATTCCACAATCGGCGAGCCATTCTCCTCGACGCTCTCGCTACCAGGCTGAGCATCGAGCTGTATGGTGATGTCGCCGAAGTTAGGTCGTTCCCCGTTGCCCCCGGCATGAAGAGGAAACGCGAGCTTTACTTCAATTTACTGGAACATCTTGATCGCACAGGCATGAAATTCGTGATGCCCTATCTTCCCAAGCACCAAGCCTATTTGGAGAATCAGAATCACGAGAAGCTGCGCCAGGTGTTCGCGCGTCTACACCAGATGGCAAAGCCCCCGGTATTTGGACTGGAGATGTTTGGCTTGCTGGCTCAGTTGAAAGTGAGCTTGAACGCCCACGGCCCATCTCGGTATGCGTCAAACATGCGGCTTTACGAAGCAACCGGTGTGGGCGCATGTCTGCTAACGGATCTGAAGCCCAACCTTCACACAATATTCGAGCCCGACACCGAAGTGGTAACATACAACTCAACAGAGGAATGCATCGAGAAAGCGCAATACCTGCTCGACCACGAATCAAAACGGAGGGAAATTGGCGCGAATGGGCAGAGAAGGACATTGCGCGACCACACCTTCACTCAGCGTGCCGGCCAGTTGCACGAGATTATCTCACAGGCCCTTCGTAGACACCCGATCACCGCCACTGCATAG